The region GTTATCATCCAAAGATGTTACTAAAGGTTCTAATTTATGGTTACCTAAACAATGTGTACAGTAGTCGCAAGCTTGAGCAAGCCTGTTTAGAGAATGTTCATTATATGTGGTTAAGTGGTATGTCCTACCCAGACCACAATACAATTAATCGTTTTCGCTCTTCAAAACTTAAGGATTATATAGAGCAAATCTTTACTCAGATTGTTGAGTTATTCATAGCGGAAGGTTTTATTAGTATTGAAGAGGCTTATATTGATGGAACTAAAATCGAGGCCAATGCTAATAAATTCACCTTTGTTTGGAAGAAAGCTATTTCAAATTATAAAGAAAAGATGGTTCAGCAGATTCTAGAAATATGGGGTTATGCAGACTCTATTGCCAGACAAGAAAGTGAACTTCCACCACCCCCAGACTTTAAGAAAATAGATGCAGAGACTATAAATCAAGCCATTGACACATTAAATGCAGCGTTAAAAGACAATCCAGATGTTGACCAGAAAGTAAAGAACAAACTTAAGTATATCAGCAAAGAGTACCCTACAAAAATTCAAGAGTACCAAGAGCATGAAGCTATACTAGAAGATCGCAATTCTTATTCTAAAACAGATAAGGATGCTACTTTTATGCGTATGAAGGAAGATCATATGAATAGTGGTTTTCTAAAAGCAGGCTACAATGTTCAAATATCAACCAACAATCAATATATCCTTGCCTATAGTATACATTCAAACCCAACTGATACAACTACATTAATACCTCACTTAGAAAAATTCAAAGAGAATTATGGCGAATATCCAAAGTCTGTTATAGCAGACGCAGGGTATGGTAGTCAAGAAAATTACACCTATTTAGAGGATCAACAAATTAAAGCTTTTGTGAAGTATAATACTTTTGAGCAAGAGCAAGAACAAGTAGAAAAAAAAACCAGGAAGAATGCTAAGCAAAGTACAAAGCCTTTTGCAACAGATAAATTATTTTACCAACACAAAGGTGATTATTTTGTATGTCCTATGGGACAAGAAATGCACTATATTGGAGATACAACAAAAGCTACAACTACAGGCTTTATCCAAACATTAAGGCAATATCAAGCTAAAAATTGTCAAGGTTGTCCTTTAAATGGTGTATGCCATAAAGCAAAAGGCAATCGGACTATAGAAATAAACTTTGAATTACAACGACACCGAAAAAAAGCAAGTAAATTACTCACTACAAAAGAAGGTGTTGACAAGCGTACACAAAGGTGTCACGATGTAGAAACAGTTTTCGGAAACATTAAACAGAACCATGGGTTCCGCCGATTTATGCTTCGTGGTAAGGAAAAAGTCGCAATAGAATGGGGATTATTGGCAATTGCACAAAATATTAGAAAGAGAGCTGCCTAAAAAGGCTCTTTTAGTTCCTTTTTTCTTTAATATCCTTTTTCAATCCTCTGAGGTTTGCATATTTTAAGAAAATCCTCTAAAAACAATATCTAAAATATCAGAACAAAGAGAGCTGTCTCTTTTTGCAATGAGACAGCCCCTATTTGTTTTATAAGATTATCCATATTGTGGTTATTACGTGCTAAACGCAATCTATTGCCGTCTCTACTAACCGTCAACCATTAACTAACAACTGTAAACCTTTACAGAAAACACTCTTCACTATATGTATAAGCATCTAATGTAACAGGTATTTTATTAGCTTCTTTCAGATCGTGCTGTGCTTCATTATAACGCTCAGCATCAGAAGTAGCCTTAGGATCTTTTATACTACCTAATATTATATTGATACGGTCAAACTCACGTTGTTGATCTGCTTTCAAATAACCTTCAGCTACTACGCAGACTTCTTTAAATGTTTTGTCTCCTACTTGCTTTAAGAATGCGGCATCAGTTTTGTCATGGTCTATTCCATCATCTTCTGCGTAGATCACATTCAGATTTCCAATAATCTGAACTGCCTTTTGAAGGCGTAACTGATCTGCTTCACCTAGAGACAACATCATCTTGTTCTCTGACTCTAGATAGATATCCATATTGTCACCAGATAACTTTAATTCTGTTACTTGTGGTTGTTCTTGTGGAGTTACTACCTGAGTCTCTTCTACCACTGTTGTTTCCGCTTCTTTATCCTTACAACCAACTGCAAAAAGAGATAGTGCTAATACTATTATACTAAGTTTTTTCATACCTGTCTATTAAAGCACAAATGTAAAACCATACTTACTAAATATGCAATAGCTATAAACAGCTATTTTACATACAAAAAGAAAAGGAGAGGTAATCAACTCCTCTCCCTTAACCAAAACAAAACCACTATAAAAATATAGCCTCACTACTTATTATGACATTCTAATTATATTAAGTCCCCGAATTTCCCAGAATTAAAATCATCCACTGCTTGTACTAATTCATCTGATGTATTCATTACAAAAGGACCATAGTGTGCAATTGGTTCATTTAACGGTTCTCCAGAAATCACAAGTACTACAGCATCTTTAGTTACCTCAACAGAGAACTCTTCTCCTTCTCTTTCCATAAGTGCTACGTGATCTGTTAAGACCACTTCTCCATTTACTTTTACTTCCCCTTCTAACACTAATAATAAAGTAGTATATCCACTAGGGAAAGCAAAGTTAGTACTTGCACCTGCTTTTGCTTTTAAGTTGTACATATGGATAGGTGAGAATGTAGTCGCTGTACCTTTAGTGCCATTATACTCTCCTGCTATTACTTCCACTACTCCCATATTATTTTCTAAAGGATACTTGGCTACGCTTTTATTCTCAATCGCTTGATATTTAGCAGGTCTTTTCTTATCTTCTCTCTTAAGATTAACCCAAAGCTGTACCATCTGAAACTCTCCACCTGTTTTACTCCATTCAGTTTCGTGAAACTCTTTGTGTAATACTCCAGAGGCAGCAGTCATCCACTGTACATCACCCTCACCGATAATTCCTCCACCTCCACTACTGTCTCCGTGCTCTACACGTCCTTTATAAGCGATAGTCACTGTCTCAAATCCCTTATGTGGGTGTACACCTACTCCTCTAGGTATTTCTGATGGACCGAATGTATATTTTGAATTGTAATCAAACATAATGAACGGATCCATTTGTTGCATATTCATATTTGGCATACTTGGTATAAAGTTATGCACTCTAAAACCATCCCCTACAAAGTGTGCAGGCTGTGGTGCTACGATCTGTTTAATATTTCTTGTTTTCATATCTCTTTGTTTTTGTATTACAAATTTACAACCTCATCAAGCCTTAAACACTTAATCTACAACAAGAAGAACACTATGCTATATCTGTATAGAGTAGATACAAAAAAAGAGGCTTGCCTAAGCAAACCTCTTCCTATAAACTCTGTTACATATTAATTCTTAATCTCTACTCTAGCACCCTCGCTATGAGCACTCATCTCAGGAGCGTACATATTCTGCATAGTAGTAATACCATTAGAGAAGTCACCTCCTACATTCGCTCTTAATTCATATTCGAATACATAGTTTCCTTTTCTCAGTCTATTAATAAAGAAGTTCGTTGAAGCATCTCTTGTTTCTTCATAATAACCAAACTCTCCTTTCCATCTATATCCTGACAATACATTCGTTGGTTCAAATCCACTAGCGCGCATATCTTTTAAGTGGATATAATCCATATCTCTATCTACGCTAATCTCTAGTCGTACTGTTACTAAATCCCCTACTTTAATCGGAGTGTCTTTCGCAATCTCACGAAGAGTTTGCCCCTTATCTGTATTTACCTTTATATAAAGCTTCTTAGCCATTTTGATACTTGTGTTAGCAGAATTAACTGCATCTATATCTTCAAAATACTGCCAATACATCGCTCCATAAGCAACACCCGGAGATGTCTTCGTTATTTCAACAATACCTTTCTTAGCTGTCATTTCTGCTTTAGACCAAGTCTGCTTAATATAACCACTACCTAACTGAGCATCTTTAGTCAAGTCAACAGGATAACCGCCTACTTTTACTTCTAGTCCTTTCTCAGCATCAATCCAAGACTTCCCTGTATACATTAAAGCATACACAGCCTTAGTAGTCGCTTTCGTAGAAGACCAGCCAGTAGTTTGTTTATTCTTAAGCAACCAAACTTTCATTTGCTCAATATCATTAGCATACTTGTCTTTATCGACTTCATTAGCAGCTTCTATAATTGCCACTTGCGTTTCTATAGGCGCTTGATACCATAACCATCCTGGCACATTATGCTTCCAATACATTCCCTTCTCATCAGATGATACGGCTGTCTCCATAATATTCTTGATAATAGTATCTGCAGTCTTAACCAATCCTAATCTCTTCGCTACTACAGCACGCATAGCGTCTTTATACAAGTTTCCTGACGGCTTCGCACTCTCTATTCCCTTGCGAATAGAAGCTACCATCGGAGCGTACTTCTCATTGATACCATACTCTCCAATAAAGAAACTACGTGCATACAGATAATGCGTATTAATACTCGTCACCTCATTAGGGTTGACCTTCTTATCTCTGTTTAGATAATCAGCGTATTGAGTAGCATCTATGTACTTAATCGCATCTGATAAAAGTGTTTTATAACCTAGTTCATTAATCCAATCCTCTTCTAACACACCTATTTTCTTCAAGTTTCCAAAACCTTCTACGATAGTCTGTGTAATATATAAATCAGACTTTCCTCCTTTAAACCAAGTGAATCCTCCATCACTATTCTGCTGTTCTGCTAACTTCTCTAATGCTGTCTGTAAATCCATACGCATTTTATTCAAGTCAAACAGGATAGTGATACGCTTCATTTGTTCTTCTTCACTTACAGTCTCTCTCACCCACGGTGTCTCCGCTAATAAGATACTCTTCAATTCTTGGTTTTGCTCAAGCTTAGAGGTTACTTGTCCTTTGGCATTCCATTGATCAAAAACAGTCTTAATCTTAGGATTGTCATTCATTATTTTTGTAGCCACTGCATTAGCAAATACTTTGCTAAACAACTGCTCTGAACAATCATAAGGATACTCTTGCAAATAAGGAATAGCAAATACAGCATTCCATATCGGATTAGCTGTTAACTCTAGCGTCAACTTGTGATTCTGTAGTGTATTGCTAATTTCCTTTTCGTATGCTTTAAACGAGAATAGCTTATTCTGTCCCTCTTTCACATAGATAGGCATTGTCTCAGTCACGAGTATTCTATTAGATAGTACAGGTAATGCAGACTCTTCTCCATCACTGAAGTTATCAGATACTGCCACTACTCTACACGTCACGACATCGACACCATTAGGCACTTCTATATCCCAATTAACTGCAGTTGACTCAGATTTATTAGCAGAGAACTCTCCTGACTTCTCTAAGATCAACTCATTTGTATAAGCGTTAAACAACTGTAATGTTGCTTTCCCTTTACGTGTAGTATCAGATAGGTTTATCACCTTAGTCGATAAAGTCAACTTATCTCCTTGACGTAAGAAACGAGGCAAGTTAGGTACTACCATTAATTCCTTCTGTGTTACTACAGTTTGCTCTGCATACGCCTGACGTAAGTTCTTCGTATGACCAACAGCCATAAACTTCCACTTAGTCAATGCCTCAGGCATCGTGAACTCAAACTTCACATCACCGTTCTCGTCAGTCTTTAACGTAGGATAGAAGAACGCTGTCTCTTGTAAGTTCTTACGAACTGTTGGAGTCGGTGTGGTTTCTTTGTTATCACTTGCTCCACCTACTGCTTTAGTCTCTGTTACAGCGTTTTCTTCCAAAACACTTACTCCTGCTGCTTGACCTTGTAGAGCACTAGGCGCACCTGTCATAGCTACTTTGGATACAGATTTCTCAGAATCATAACTAAGATCCTTTTTAAGACTTACAGACATTACTCTTTGACGTCCATATCCATTATTAAATATACTAAGTCCAAACGTATTTAAAATAACAGGTCTATCTACTGTCAGCGTAATCTGATCTATCCTTTCACTCATTAACGAACTAAAGTATCCTGTACTGCGCAGTGTACCGAAGTTATATTTATTAAATGAAGGTGAGTTATAATAATACTTTGGTTCTTTTAACCCAACATTCAAGTTGTGATAAACGAACTCATCTAATGAAGCATCATACATAGTTGCTAATAACTCCGCTACTACTTGCTCTTTCTCTTCCCCCTTCACTTTTAGAGACCACTTCTCTTTCGCTCCCGGCTCTACCTTATCTCTAAACGATTCTATTACTATCTGTAGTTTATCTGCATCTTCTTTTAAAGCTATTTCAGCAGCATCTTGTACCGCCATATTATGCTTTAAAGCTAGTGCATATACATTTACCTTTTTATACTCTAGTTTGATAGGAATATCTACTTTCGTTCCTTTCTTACTGATCTTCATTACTTTTTGAGAAACAGTCTTTCCATTAGCCATTACCTCAACGAAAGCATACGTATTATCCTCAGCACTTCGTACTTCTACCGTAGCTTTATCCCCTACCTTATACGTTTTTTGTTCTGATTTAAGTTCTACTAATGCCTTTGGTGCTTCTTTAAGCTCTTCATTTCTTAAGATAAAAGTCTTCTCTATCTCATTCTTTATACCATTCTCTAGTACATACCCTTTTACGATATAGTTACCGGAAGTCAATTGTTTTGCTCCGTTATATACGATACTATTTCCTTTAGCAGTATCAAATGAAGTATTAAACACAGATACTCCTTCTTTCCACTTAGAACTATCTTTCTCTTCACCATATACTAGATTAGGGAATAAGGCTACGAACTCATCATAGTTATACAACTGATAATCTCCTGTAACCAATCCGAACTCATCAGTAATACGATTAGGATTAGGAGCTAATAACGGATAGATAGTTAACTCCCCTTGAGAAGCATAATCTATACCGTTTAAGTTTCTTGTACTAATAGTAAAATTACTTAAATCTTTAGCAGTCGTTATCACAGGCAAGTTGACACTTAGCTCTATATTCTTCTCTCCTACTACTACACTATGATTCTGACTATGTGTCTCCCCATTCTGATCAGTCACATCCGCATATACAGTATAAGTGAATGTACGAGGCAATGTAGAAGTCGCTTCTCCTTTAGGCAATGCTTTAAAGCTCACAGTGAACTTACCTAAAGCATCTGTCACAGTCTCACCCTGTATCATCGTTTCCCCCTTATCGTATCTATAAGGAAATGAAGTACCACATATCCATCGAGGCCATATCTCTTGGCGTACTACACGGTACACTACTTTCGCTTTATCTATATTCGTTCCTAAGAAAGCCTTTGCGCTACCTGTAACAGCTACTTCTTCGTTTAGCTTATAAATACCTTTAAGCTCATCAAAGGCTACCTCAAACTTCGGACGTTTATATTCTTCCATTCTTACACTACTCCATCCTATCGACTCTTCGTTTAGCTTCACTTCTAGACCATAGTATCCCAACTTTCCTGATGAAGGTAATATAAACTGCCCATTAACAGAACCAAACTCATTCGTCGTCAGCTCCTGTTTAGATACCTCAGTGCCGTTTGCATCAGTTAGTAGTATTGTTACTTTTGATTTACCTACTACTTGTTCTGTAGTCAGTGTTTTCTTACCTACGATAGACTTAAAGTACATCACTTGAGCAGGTCTGTATATTGCTCTATCAGTAAGGATAGTTGCTTTATACGAAACATCGGCTTCCTCTGTTTCGTTATCTCCATAATAACTAGATGCATAAGGAGAGTAGTATACTCCTTCTCCTTTTACATTCATATATAGATAATGTCCTAACTTAGATATATCTATGCTAGCTTGACCATTAGCATCCGTAGTGATGACAGTTTCCCAATAATTATTATTGTCACGTCTCTCGTCTTCATTTGCTATGTGAATCTTGGTATTGCTAAGAGGCTTACCTGATTTGCGGTTATATGCTCTTAGTTTACCATTGTTTACCTCTATAATATTAGGCGTTACATTGATATGACTGATCTGTACATCCGTTTTATCTGCTTCTACCTTATTAAAAGGCACACTAGATATTAACACATAATATCTACCCGTCTTTAAAGGCTTAAGAGCTGCTATCGTTCTGTGCATCTCATAGTCTTTAAACGCACTCAAGTTTAGCTCATACGTATCTACAGCAGGATAATCCTTTAGTAGCTTCAGATAGCGTTCTTCTCCTGAATAGAAGTGCTCATCTGTGCTCTTAAGATTACTTGTGTTCTTTAAAATCTTCACATATACTTTATCCGTATTCTGATGCCCTATACTTAAAGGAATAGCCTGCTCATCTAACACATAAGCATTAAGCGTATAGTTTAATCGCTTAGCTTCAGCATACTGTTTCATTGTTAACAAGTCCTCTGCTGTATCTGTATTAGGGAATAGCTTTACAGCTTTATCTACTAAAGCGATTAACTCAACTCCTCTAAGATGATTAGCATATCCCTCATACACTAAGGGTTCTTTAGGAAACTCTTCTAATAAAGAAGCATATGTTTTCTTGATTACAGCTTCATCACCCTTTGACTCTGCGAGATACATCTGTACATAAACATACATAGAAGTATTCGCTCTAGCCTTTAAGTCCTTTAATAACTCCGTCTCTAGCTGTTCTTTCTTATTCTTAACCAATACACTTTCTTCGTCTGATAAGTCAAACGAGTTATACTGTAAATTCTCTATGAAGTTTAATCTTAGTGCATCATATACAGTAAACTTAGTCCAATCTATCCCTAAGTTCTGATTCGAAAGGTAAAACACATCAGCCCAACTACCGATAAGCGCCTGCTGATCTTTTGCTGCTAGAGTTAATCCTCTGTTATACAGTTTATCTATTTCGCGTTTAAAATCTGCTTCTGTCCAGTACTCAATAGAAGAAGAGGTTCCTCCTTCTATAGCAGTTCTATTTCTCAGTTTATATCTATTGGCATCGAAGTACAACTTATATATTTCAGCTACATAAGTATCTAATATAGCTCTTGTAGAACCTGTCGCAGTATTACTTTCTTTTTTAAACTGATCTATAATACTATTAATATCATACTTCTCGTCTTCTTGAATAATGATATTAACCTTTGCTTCATAGAACATCGCCTTCATCATACTCGGATAATCTTTATTCTTCTTAGATAAAGACAATACTTCCCTAATATTAGGTAACATACTTTTTACCTCAGCATTCACTTCTTGCTTCTGAATAATATCCCATAACGCTTGTATGCGATTATCAGGCTTCTGACCAAACCCTATAAGTGGAGCAAGTATCATAAGATATAAGCTAGTTTTTTTCATATATATATATAGCACCTTTTTTTTGCTGTTTCTAAATTACTTAAAAGAATTTTAAAAGTCTCTATTATCTCAATAAATTAACTTCACTATTACCATACTTTACTAATTAACTTAGATTTTATATCTAGATTTATCTTAACACAACAGCATATTTTATTTCACAAATAACATATTTACTTCCAATAAATACAACTTTCAATTATTCTATAAACAGTACGATAACTCAAGCTTTATAAGAGGATAACATTTAAAAAACATATTCACTGTTTCTTTGACTCAATAAAAAAAAACAAATATGAAACGAATTATTTTTAGTCTATTACTTTGTGCTTCATTAGTATCTTGCTCTAATGACGATAATAAAGATGATAAAAAAGAAAACAAAAAATACCAAACAGAGAATGTGGTATTATTGGTAATTGACGGACCTAGGATGTCTGAAACATGGGAAGATAAAACGAAGAAGAATATCCCTAACCGGGTATCATTGCTAAAAGAAGGAGTATTTATTAACAACTTTCAAAACAACGGATTGACAAATACCAATGCTGGTCATACAGCTTTAATTACAGGAGTCTATGACAGTATACAGAATAATGGGAAAGAACTTCCTTCAAATCCTTCTGTATTACAACAATGGCTTAAACACTCTAAAAAAGACAATAGCAAAGCTTGGGTTATCGTATCGAAAGACAAACTAGAAGTGCTAAACAATACGAAAAACAAAGAATGGAATGGCAAGTTTATGCCTAAAGCAGATGCTGGTATATCAGGTAACCCATCTGGATATAGAGAGGATGCTGTGACCATCGCTAATTTTAAAAAGGTAATTACATCTGACAAACCTAACGTGGTTGTAATTAACTTAAAAGATGTAGATAGCTATGGTCATGCTAACAAATGGAATGAATATATCCAAGCAATCAAAACTACTGATCAAAGTATTAAAGAGATTTGGGACTTTTTACAAACTCAACCTAACTACAAAGGCAAAACAACACTAATGGTTTCTAATGATCATGGACGTCACTTAGATGGAGTGAAAAATGGTTTTATAAACCACGGCGATAGCTGTAGAGGTTGTCGCCATATAGAGTTTTTCGCTATGGGACCAGACTTTAAGAAAAATGCTACCATTACAACAGGAAGTTATGAACAGATAGATGTTGCAAATACAATGGCTGAGTTATTAGGTGTAAAATTAGAATACAGCAAGGGAAAAGTAATAAAAGATATTTTTAAATAAATAATCTTTCACAGATAATAAAAGGAGCCAAGCGGCTCCTTTCTTATTTACTTTCTCTCCATCTAACAGGTAAATTAGGAATAGGATTATTCATAAAACCTGGTATTCCTTTATTAGGAAATGCAGGATTCAAATTGACAGGTATAGCATAGACCTTATAGCTTTTGATATAATCTTTACTCACTATAACTCCCTCCTTCTTAATAGAGATTTCTTTCGTCTCTCCTAAACTTAGCGAGAATCTTTCTGTCTTTAGTTTTTCATTCATAGTAGTTATCGCCTCTACATATCCTTCCATAGGAGTCTTTACCTTAGACTTCACAGTAAAGTAGAAATTCGTGTACTCTTTCTCACTTCTGTTTTCTACGGACGTACCTGTGTATTGAACATTTATATCTCTATCATTAGCAGGCATATCCTCTTTAGAACAACTAGCTAATAACACAGTAATCAACATCACCACAACCAAACTCATATTTTTCATATTTCTATTATTTTAAGTACGCAATGTAAAATAACAGAATAAAAGTATATGTTATAAAAACATTATTTAACTAAAAATAAAAACATAAAACAATAAAATTAAGATTATAATAAATACTACATTTAATTTAACCCCAAATAACAAACATAAATACCAGAAACTAGTACACAAGAATCTATTACAAAAAAGGATGCTCTCTCGAACATCCTTCTACTATATTAATTACTTGTACGTTTAGGTCCTTTTGACTCAGGCCACTCTTGACGTTCACCCTTATTGTTTAGAGGAAGTACTATCTTCTCTCTAGATACTAACTCTGCTTCTTCACTAGCTTTATAAGCCATAATAGCGATTAAGATAGCGTTATTCTGTACATCGTCATACACGATCTTATCTGCTGTATCTCGGTTAGTATGCCAAGTGTAGTTACCATACCCCCAACTCAAAGAACTCATCATAAATCCAGGGATATCTTTACTCACGAATGATACGTGGTCAGAACCTCCCCCTGATGGAGAACCAGGAAAGCTAGTCTTAATCTCTTTCTTATATTTTTCAGGCACCGCATATAACCAATCTGTAATATACTGGTAAGAGTTTAAGAATCCTTGGCCTGAGATATTAGCCACACGACCTGTTCCATTATCTTGGTTAAACACTACTTGTATTTTATTGTGTAGTTCTGGATGATCAGCTACGAACGCACGAGACCCATTAAGTCCTTGCTCCTCACTTCCCCAATTACCGATAAGTATCGTACGCTTAGGATTAGGCAATACTATCTTTAAGATACGAGCAGCTTCCATCATTGTGATAATACCTGTACCGTTATCAGTAGCTCCTGTACCACCATCCCAACTATCTAAGTGAGCTGATAAGATAACATACTCATCTGCCTTAGCTCCTCCTTTTAATTCTGCTACTGTATTATACGTCTTAGCAGTACCTAGATCTTTAGACTGAGCATTAACTGTAATTCTTGGTGCTTTCCCATTCTCCGCTAATCTATATAGCATACCATAATCTTCCACAGCAATATCAATAGTCGGTACCTTCTTAGTCTCAGCACCGAAGATTCTATTAGATCCCATGATACCAGTCCAGTATGACATCACTACACCTGCAGCACCTGCATCTTCTAATACTTTTGGCAACTCTTTAGCTGTATACCCAGTATTCTTAATACGAGTAGCCCAAGCTTTTTCAGCTACAGCTTTCTCTTCTGTCATTTTCGTATATGATTCTTCTGTTGCAAA is a window of Myroides oncorhynchi DNA encoding:
- a CDS encoding IS1182 family transposase; this encodes MAKQSPRFKYYAQNQMSLIPHSLDDFIPKLHPVRIINTVIDKLDLESLYDSYSKCGGISYHPKMLLKVLIYGYLNNVYSSRKLEQACLENVHYMWLSGMSYPDHNTINRFRSSKLKDYIEQIFTQIVELFIAEGFISIEEAYIDGTKIEANANKFTFVWKKAISNYKEKMVQQILEIWGYADSIARQESELPPPPDFKKIDAETINQAIDTLNAALKDNPDVDQKVKNKLKYISKEYPTKIQEYQEHEAILEDRNSYSKTDKDATFMRMKEDHMNSGFLKAGYNVQISTNNQYILAYSIHSNPTDTTTLIPHLEKFKENYGEYPKSVIADAGYGSQENYTYLEDQQIKAFVKYNTFEQEQEQVEKKTRKNAKQSTKPFATDKLFYQHKGDYFVCPMGQEMHYIGDTTKATTTGFIQTLRQYQAKNCQGCPLNGVCHKAKGNRTIEINFELQRHRKKASKLLTTKEGVDKRTQRCHDVETVFGNIKQNHGFRRFMLRGKEKVAIEWGLLAIAQNIRKRAA
- a CDS encoding pirin family protein; translation: MKTRNIKQIVAPQPAHFVGDGFRVHNFIPSMPNMNMQQMDPFIMFDYNSKYTFGPSEIPRGVGVHPHKGFETVTIAYKGRVEHGDSSGGGGIIGEGDVQWMTAASGVLHKEFHETEWSKTGGEFQMVQLWVNLKREDKKRPAKYQAIENKSVAKYPLENNMGVVEVIAGEYNGTKGTATTFSPIHMYNLKAKAGASTNFAFPSGYTTLLLVLEGEVKVNGEVVLTDHVALMEREGEEFSVEVTKDAVVLVISGEPLNEPIAHYGPFVMNTSDELVQAVDDFNSGKFGDLI
- a CDS encoding alpha-2-macroglobulin family protein, with product MKKTSLYLMILAPLIGFGQKPDNRIQALWDIIQKQEVNAEVKSMLPNIREVLSLSKKNKDYPSMMKAMFYEAKVNIIIQEDEKYDINSIIDQFKKESNTATGSTRAILDTYVAEIYKLYFDANRYKLRNRTAIEGGTSSSIEYWTEADFKREIDKLYNRGLTLAAKDQQALIGSWADVFYLSNQNLGIDWTKFTVYDALRLNFIENLQYNSFDLSDEESVLVKNKKEQLETELLKDLKARANTSMYVYVQMYLAESKGDEAVIKKTYASLLEEFPKEPLVYEGYANHLRGVELIALVDKAVKLFPNTDTAEDLLTMKQYAEAKRLNYTLNAYVLDEQAIPLSIGHQNTDKVYVKILKNTSNLKSTDEHFYSGEERYLKLLKDYPAVDTYELNLSAFKDYEMHRTIAALKPLKTGRYYVLISSVPFNKVEADKTDVQISHINVTPNIIEVNNGKLRAYNRKSGKPLSNTKIHIANEDERRDNNNYWETVITTDANGQASIDISKLGHYLYMNVKGEGVYYSPYASSYYGDNETEEADVSYKATILTDRAIYRPAQVMYFKSIVGKKTLTTEQVVGKSKVTILLTDANGTEVSKQELTTNEFGSVNGQFILPSSGKLGYYGLEVKLNEESIGWSSVRMEEYKRPKFEVAFDELKGIYKLNEEVAVTGSAKAFLGTNIDKAKVVYRVVRQEIWPRWICGTSFPYRYDKGETMIQGETVTDALGKFTVSFKALPKGEATSTLPRTFTYTVYADVTDQNGETHSQNHSVVVGEKNIELSVNLPVITTAKDLSNFTISTRNLNGIDYASQGELTIYPLLAPNPNRITDEFGLVTGDYQLYNYDEFVALFPNLVYGEEKDSSKWKEGVSVFNTSFDTAKGNSIVYNGAKQLTSGNYIVKGYVLENGIKNEIEKTFILRNEELKEAPKALVELKSEQKTYKVGDKATVEVRSAEDNTYAFVEVMANGKTVSQKVMKISKKGTKVDIPIKLEYKKVNVYALALKHNMAVQDAAEIALKEDADKLQIVIESFRDKVEPGAKEKWSLKVKGEEKEQVVAELLATMYDASLDEFVYHNLNVGLKEPKYYYNSPSFNKYNFGTLRSTGYFSSLMSERIDQITLTVDRPVILNTFGLSIFNNGYGRQRVMSVSLKKDLSYDSEKSVSKVAMTGAPSALQGQAAGVSVLEENAVTETKAVGGASDNKETTPTPTVRKNLQETAFFYPTLKTDENGDVKFEFTMPEALTKWKFMAVGHTKNLRQAYAEQTVVTQKELMVVPNLPRFLRQGDKLTLSTKVINLSDTTRKGKATLQLFNAYTNELILEKSGEFSANKSESTAVNWDIEVPNGVDVVTCRVVAVSDNFSDGEESALPVLSNRILVTETMPIYVKEGQNKLFSFKAYEKEISNTLQNHKLTLELTANPIWNAVFAIPYLQEYPYDCSEQLFSKVFANAVATKIMNDNPKIKTVFDQWNAKGQVTSKLEQNQELKSILLAETPWVRETVSEEEQMKRITILFDLNKMRMDLQTALEKLAEQQNSDGGFTWFKGGKSDLYITQTIVEGFGNLKKIGVLEEDWINELGYKTLLSDAIKYIDATQYADYLNRDKKVNPNEVTSINTHYLYARSFFIGEYGINEKYAPMVASIRKGIESAKPSGNLYKDAMRAVVAKRLGLVKTADTIIKNIMETAVSSDEKGMYWKHNVPGWLWYQAPIETQVAIIEAANEVDKDKYANDIEQMKVWLLKNKQTTGWSSTKATTKAVYALMYTGKSWIDAEKGLEVKVGGYPVDLTKDAQLGSGYIKQTWSKAEMTAKKGIVEITKTSPGVAYGAMYWQYFEDIDAVNSANTSIKMAKKLYIKVNTDKGQTLREIAKDTPIKVGDLVTVRLEISVDRDMDYIHLKDMRASGFEPTNVLSGYRWKGEFGYYEETRDASTNFFINRLRKGNYVFEYELRANVGGDFSNGITTMQNMYAPEMSAHSEGARVEIKN
- a CDS encoding alkaline phosphatase family protein; protein product: MKRIIFSLLLCASLVSCSNDDNKDDKKENKKYQTENVVLLVIDGPRMSETWEDKTKKNIPNRVSLLKEGVFINNFQNNGLTNTNAGHTALITGVYDSIQNNGKELPSNPSVLQQWLKHSKKDNSKAWVIVSKDKLEVLNNTKNKEWNGKFMPKADAGISGNPSGYREDAVTIANFKKVITSDKPNVVVINLKDVDSYGHANKWNEYIQAIKTTDQSIKEIWDFLQTQPNYKGKTTLMVSNDHGRHLDGVKNGFINHGDSCRGCRHIEFFAMGPDFKKNATITTGSYEQIDVANTMAELLGVKLEYSKGKVIKDIFK